Proteins encoded in a region of the Roseateles sp. SL47 genome:
- a CDS encoding DUF2282 domain-containing protein: MNRSVTPLSAAALALALTTAFATLPAAAQSKDKEKCFGVALKGKNDCAAGAGTTCAGTSQTDHQADAWSYVPKGTCEKTVSRTSPTGFGQLMAFKAEKR; the protein is encoded by the coding sequence ATGAACCGTTCTGTCACGCCCCTGTCTGCAGCGGCGCTCGCGCTGGCTTTGACCACGGCCTTCGCCACCCTGCCGGCCGCAGCGCAATCCAAAGACAAAGAGAAGTGTTTCGGTGTCGCCCTCAAAGGCAAGAATGATTGCGCCGCTGGTGCGGGCACCACCTGCGCAGGCACCTCCCAAACGGACCATCAGGCGGATGCCTGGTCCTACGTGCCCAAGGGCACCTGCGAAAAAACGGTCTCCAGGACCTCCCCCACCGGCTTCGGCCAGTTGATGGCATTCAAGGCCGAGAAGCGCTGA